A genomic segment from Aegilops tauschii subsp. strangulata cultivar AL8/78 chromosome 1, Aet v6.0, whole genome shotgun sequence encodes:
- the LOC109782505 gene encoding transcription factor WRKY19, translated as MEDTAATLATELDGLLAMARELEVRLEGDQGAPGTARELCAALAASVDRAMRLAGSSPRGGGDGEGNATGRASVSGRKAAAGKVRRQVRVASVTDVGPLNDGLSWRKYGQKDILGAPYPRAYFRCTHRHSQGCQATKQVQRAHADPLLFDVVYHGAHTCAQAAVRPEQQSPPAVAPEGIQWPVTPPSFPSPPAGTVGEYYPSVCQLDGGYGYAAGGGLGADMGFGDEWFLNLSDVFQPEVQNL; from the coding sequence ATGGAGGACACGGCGGCGACGCTGGCGACGGAGCTGGAcgggctgctggccatggcgagGGAGCTGGAGGTGCGCCTCGAAGGCGACCAGGGCGCGCCGGGTACCGCCAGGGAGCTCTGCGCCGCTCTGGCCGCGTCCGTCGACCGGGCCATGAGACTCGCCGGGAGCAGcccgcgcggcggcggcgacggcgaaggcAATGCCACCGGCAGGGCGAGCGTGAGCGGCAGGAAGGCCGCGGCGGGGAAGGTGAGGAGGCAGGTGCGGGTGGCGTCTGTGACGGACGTGGGGCCGCTCAACGACGGGCTCAGCTGGCGCAAGTACGGGCAGAAGGACATCCTCGGCGCCCCGTACCCGCGGGCATACTTCCGGTGCACGCACCGGCACTCGCAGGGCTGCCAGGCCACCAAGCAGGTGCAGCGCGCGCACGCCGACCCGCTGCTCTTCGACGTCGTGTACCACGGCGCGCACACCTGCGCCCAGGCCGCCGTACGGCCAGAGCAGCAGAGCCCGCCGGCCGTGGCGCCGGAGGGGATTCAGTGGCCGGTTACGCCGCCCTCGTTCCCCTCCCCGCCTGCCGGCACCGTTGGCGAATACTACCCCTCCGTGTGCCAGCTTGACGGCGGCTACGGCTACGCTGCCGGCGGAGGCCTCGGGGCTGACATGGGGTTCGGGGACGAGTGGTTCCTGAATCTGTCCGATGTTTTCCAACCCGAGGTTCAGAACCTGTAG